A single genomic interval of Candidatus Methylomirabilis limnetica harbors:
- a CDS encoding cation-translocating P-type ATPase, protein MQIHRLSPEEALKALGTTDQGLSEAEAERRLSEFGPNELQAAERIPVLAMLGRQCTHFLAILLWTAAALAFVADWMKPGQGMNLLGWAIIGVVGVNALFSFVQEYKAERAIIALRLLLPMRVKVLRAGEVRETSASMLAPGDVAILAEGDRVPADGRVIATVQFRVNNAPLTGESVPKTRTAEAATEGPLVESANVVFAGTTVLSGTARVVIFATGMSTEFGKIAHLTSGVEAEMSPLQQEIRKVTRVIAAISIGIGLAFFGLGVLMGRSFWENFVFAVGLLVANVPEGLLPTVTLALAVSGQRMAKRKALIKNLVSVETLGCATVICTDKTGTLTENRMAVTRIYLDGREIRVSGGSVTTEAGGPVTPDLLRQWAPLFAIAVGCNNASRHHDRDGAAASTFVGDPTEIALLECAAALLPNGPDLSPRVGEFPFDADRKRMTTIHATTSASRVAYVKGAPESVLSICRYVLRDGLVMGLGEAEREAIVDRLNAFAGSALRVLALAYRELPDAAQLPLMEETEGDLTFVGLIAMYDPPRPEVPDAVARCRRAGIKPIMITGDNSRTALAIARAIGMVHGDEALVLEGSQVERMRDEELKAALASPEILFARMTPTQKMRVVTLLQEMGEVVAVTGDGVNDAPALKKADIGIAMGIAGTDVAKEAADIVLLDDNFATIVNAVEEGRAVYENIRKFVTYILASNIPEIVPYLASVVFRIPLLLTVVQILAVDLGTDMLPALGLGAEPSDPNTMDRPPRSREERLLNFPLLARSYLFLGPIEAAAAMSAGLWYLTTGGWEWGIDLSAESPLYRQATTVAFAAIVICQVANVYACRSPRASILSMGLFRNRLIVWGIAVEISILGLIVYSQIGNRIFGTAAFDGRFWWSLLVFAALLLLAEEARKGIVRRLDPGKGLRYQEGTA, encoded by the coding sequence ATGCAGATTCACCGTCTGTCACCTGAAGAGGCGCTGAAGGCCCTTGGAACCACTGACCAAGGGTTGAGCGAGGCCGAGGCAGAGAGGCGGCTTAGCGAATTCGGTCCCAACGAACTTCAGGCTGCGGAAAGGATACCGGTCCTTGCTATGCTGGGGAGGCAGTGTACCCATTTCCTGGCCATTCTCCTCTGGACTGCAGCGGCGCTGGCGTTCGTAGCGGATTGGATGAAGCCCGGGCAGGGAATGAATCTGCTCGGCTGGGCCATCATCGGAGTGGTCGGCGTGAACGCCCTCTTCTCCTTCGTGCAAGAATACAAGGCAGAGCGGGCGATCATCGCCTTGAGGCTTCTGCTGCCTATGCGCGTAAAGGTCCTTCGTGCCGGCGAGGTCAGGGAGACCTCAGCGTCCATGCTGGCGCCGGGTGATGTTGCGATTCTGGCTGAGGGAGATCGAGTACCTGCCGATGGGCGGGTGATCGCTACGGTCCAGTTCCGGGTCAACAACGCTCCACTGACGGGCGAATCGGTCCCCAAGACCCGCACGGCCGAGGCCGCGACGGAGGGCCCCCTCGTCGAGAGCGCCAACGTCGTCTTTGCCGGCACTACCGTCCTCTCAGGGACGGCGAGGGTGGTTATCTTTGCGACGGGGATGAGCACGGAGTTCGGTAAGATCGCCCACTTGACCTCGGGGGTCGAGGCCGAGATGAGCCCTCTTCAGCAAGAAATCCGAAAGGTTACTCGAGTGATCGCTGCGATCTCCATCGGTATCGGCCTCGCGTTCTTTGGGCTCGGGGTCCTGATGGGTCGGAGCTTCTGGGAGAATTTTGTCTTTGCGGTAGGACTCCTGGTGGCCAACGTTCCGGAAGGCCTCCTGCCGACGGTGACCCTCGCATTGGCTGTGAGTGGGCAGCGGATGGCCAAACGGAAGGCGCTCATAAAGAACCTGGTGTCTGTGGAGACGCTGGGATGCGCCACGGTGATCTGCACTGATAAGACCGGGACCCTCACGGAGAATCGGATGGCTGTTACACGCATTTACCTCGACGGCCGCGAGATTCGGGTTTCTGGTGGTTCAGTGACCACGGAGGCAGGAGGACCAGTGACCCCCGATCTTCTGAGACAGTGGGCGCCACTCTTTGCGATAGCGGTCGGGTGCAATAACGCCAGTCGCCACCACGACCGGGATGGAGCAGCAGCCTCAACGTTCGTCGGTGACCCGACGGAAATCGCCCTGCTGGAATGTGCAGCCGCGCTGCTGCCCAACGGGCCTGACTTATCGCCTCGAGTTGGGGAATTCCCATTCGATGCCGACCGGAAGCGGATGACCACAATTCACGCGACGACGTCTGCGAGCAGAGTGGCCTACGTGAAAGGCGCCCCCGAATCGGTGTTGTCGATCTGCCGCTATGTCCTGCGTGATGGGCTCGTGATGGGTCTGGGGGAAGCCGAGCGTGAGGCGATCGTTGACCGGCTGAATGCGTTTGCCGGGTCGGCCCTGCGGGTATTGGCCCTGGCGTACCGCGAGTTGCCGGATGCCGCCCAGCTCCCGTTGATGGAAGAGACGGAGGGGGATCTGACCTTCGTCGGCCTGATCGCCATGTACGATCCGCCAAGACCGGAGGTCCCCGATGCGGTAGCCCGCTGCAGGAGGGCTGGGATCAAGCCGATCATGATTACCGGGGATAACAGTCGCACCGCCCTGGCCATCGCACGGGCTATCGGGATGGTCCACGGGGATGAAGCGCTGGTTCTTGAGGGTAGCCAGGTCGAACGGATGCGGGACGAGGAGCTCAAGGCCGCCCTCGCCAGCCCGGAGATTCTCTTTGCCAGGATGACCCCTACCCAGAAGATGCGGGTCGTGACGCTCCTTCAGGAGATGGGAGAGGTGGTCGCTGTCACAGGCGACGGGGTCAATGACGCCCCGGCCTTGAAGAAGGCCGACATCGGAATCGCTATGGGGATCGCCGGGACCGATGTCGCCAAGGAGGCTGCCGACATCGTTCTGCTCGATGACAACTTCGCCACCATCGTCAACGCCGTAGAAGAGGGGCGGGCGGTCTATGAGAACATCCGGAAGTTCGTCACCTACATCCTTGCGAGCAACATTCCGGAGATCGTCCCCTATCTGGCCTCGGTGGTGTTTCGGATCCCCCTCCTGCTTACGGTGGTTCAGATCCTGGCTGTTGACTTGGGCACTGATATGCTGCCGGCCCTGGGTCTCGGGGCCGAGCCGTCGGATCCGAACACGATGGATCGCCCGCCGAGGTCCAGAGAGGAGCGCCTTTTGAATTTCCCGTTGTTGGCCAGATCGTACCTTTTTCTCGGACCGATCGAAGCGGCTGCGGCCATGAGCGCCGGGCTGTGGTATCTTACTACCGGTGGATGGGAGTGGGGCATCGACCTGTCAGCGGAGAGCCCGCTCTACAGGCAGGCGACGACGGTAGCGTTCGCCGCGATCGTCATCTGCCAGGTGGCGAACGTCTATGCTTGCCGGAGCCCGAGGGCATCGATCCTCTCCATGGGCCTCTTCAGGAACCGACTCATCGTCTGGGGTATCGCGGTCGAGATCTCAATTCTCGGCCTGATCGTCTACAGCCAGATCGGGAACCGGATCTTCGGGACCGCAGCCTTCGATGGAAGGTTCTGGTGGTCTCTGCTAGTCTTTGCGGCGCTGTTGCTCCTTGCGGAAGAGGCGAGGAAGGGCATCGTTCGCCGTCTCGATCCAGGGAAAGGACTTCGTTATCAGGAGGGGACCGCATGA
- a CDS encoding universal stress protein has protein sequence MQKILMMVDGSFAAEAGARYALALAKACGAEIELLFVAEDQSGEAMRRAEESLLHLFRQAHALGLKVRSVTEIGDPVRVMREYVAREEITLAMASVTRPEVVRRLLREIPCAILLVRVVHPGRMASPHEILVPVYSGEFEGGGLDAAADLLANLGGYWQARIVLFQLRQPLTRLFDRQRFGGETPEQAERKLHPFIVALSRRGLAPGTRVSWGRRHGPGITAEAAARRHDLIFLGTKGPQSFLRWLRAGTVDYLVRKSPCDLMLFRPAAA, from the coding sequence ATGCAGAAGATCCTGATGATGGTGGACGGCTCTTTCGCCGCGGAAGCCGGAGCGCGCTACGCTCTTGCTTTGGCCAAGGCCTGCGGGGCGGAGATCGAGTTGCTCTTTGTCGCGGAGGATCAATCTGGTGAGGCGATGAGACGCGCCGAGGAGTCGCTGCTGCATCTTTTTAGACAGGCGCATGCCCTTGGCCTGAAGGTGCGGAGCGTGACAGAGATCGGCGATCCGGTCCGGGTCATGCGGGAATATGTGGCGCGCGAGGAGATCACGCTGGCCATGGCGTCCGTGACAAGACCGGAGGTTGTGCGTCGCCTCCTCCGTGAGATCCCATGTGCGATATTGCTGGTCCGGGTCGTCCATCCTGGAAGGATGGCTTCACCACACGAGATCCTGGTCCCGGTCTATTCCGGTGAGTTTGAAGGCGGTGGCCTCGATGCGGCGGCCGACCTCCTGGCCAACCTTGGAGGGTACTGGCAAGCCCGAATCGTTCTCTTCCAGTTGAGGCAACCGTTAACGCGACTGTTCGATCGCCAGCGCTTTGGAGGGGAGACGCCGGAACAAGCGGAACGTAAGTTGCACCCGTTCATTGTGGCGCTCTCCCGCCGAGGTCTGGCTCCTGGGACGCGGGTCTCGTGGGGCCGTCGCCACGGTCCTGGGATCACGGCTGAGGCGGCGGCTAGGCGGCACGATCTCATCTTTTTGGGTACCAAGGGGCCGCAGAGCTTCCTGCGGTGGTTACGTGCTGGTACCGTGGATTATTTGGTGCGGAAGAGCCCTTGCGATCTGATGCTTTTCCGGCCGGCAGCCGCCTGA
- a CDS encoding CBS and ACT domain-containing protein, producing the protein MRVKDRMRRSLVSLSQSDTLDHALMTLRRFNIRHLPVVEGDRVVGIVSDRDVKKAAPSPFDYPTVEEFRAFTSAVIVKDIMTKEVVTVSPLTPIEDAACLMNQKRIGALPVVQEGLLVGILTETDVLGVMTEMMGATQTASRIEIEISASPGVLTEVIGIVEGKQVEIASLVTLPAREGARRLLILRLRTINPDPIVKALTERGYPQVVSEFMR; encoded by the coding sequence ATGCGAGTTAAGGATCGAATGAGGCGTTCGCTGGTCAGTCTATCCCAGTCTGACACGCTGGATCATGCGCTGATGACGTTGAGGCGGTTCAATATCCGCCACCTCCCGGTGGTCGAAGGAGACCGTGTGGTGGGGATTGTCTCGGACCGGGACGTGAAGAAGGCCGCCCCCTCTCCCTTTGACTATCCAACCGTGGAGGAGTTCCGGGCCTTCACATCCGCAGTGATCGTCAAAGACATTATGACAAAGGAGGTGGTCACGGTCTCTCCTCTTACCCCCATCGAGGATGCAGCCTGTCTGATGAACCAGAAGCGGATCGGCGCGCTCCCGGTGGTTCAGGAGGGGCTGCTGGTCGGGATCCTCACCGAGACCGATGTCCTTGGTGTCATGACTGAGATGATGGGGGCCACACAGACCGCGTCTCGCATCGAGATCGAGATCTCGGCAAGCCCAGGCGTACTCACCGAGGTCATCGGGATCGTCGAGGGGAAGCAGGTGGAGATCGCCAGCCTCGTGACCCTGCCGGCTCGTGAAGGGGCGAGGCGACTCCTGATCTTGAGACTTCGGACCATCAATCCAGACCCCATCGTCAAGGCTCTGACGGAGCGCGGTTATCCGCAGGTCGTCAGTGAGTTTATGCGCTAG
- a CDS encoding adenylyl-sulfate kinase has translation MAWVTWLTGLPGSGKSSVGREVARRLEERGIRVRVLELDEIRRVVTPSPSYTAEEREVLYLALAYMAWLLYNEGVSVIIDATAHRRRFRDVARALIPAFAEIFLCASLPACLARAGCRRGSHAPADVYGQAGRKGSTVPGVDEVYEPPLHPELVLDTEELQVTQAADRVVRFLEAFQVGQATVSLNRDREADRGGSVMNVLSDLQAPDSAGEQGERSEACPYLRRTTPHSWYRIEGYCLAHPYGGLQVVTVAEFRDLCTKAEHVRCQPYRRRRDQAVVEGDPEREAA, from the coding sequence ATGGCGTGGGTGACGTGGCTCACAGGACTTCCCGGAAGCGGCAAGAGTAGCGTGGGGCGTGAGGTCGCTCGGCGCCTGGAGGAACGCGGAATTCGGGTGCGGGTGTTGGAACTCGATGAGATCCGCAGGGTGGTAACCCCCTCACCAAGCTATACAGCCGAGGAGCGCGAGGTTCTCTATCTCGCCCTCGCCTACATGGCGTGGCTTCTCTACAACGAGGGGGTGAGCGTGATCATCGATGCGACCGCCCACAGACGACGGTTCCGCGATGTGGCCCGGGCGCTGATCCCTGCCTTTGCTGAGATCTTTCTCTGCGCGTCTCTCCCGGCTTGTCTGGCGCGGGCGGGGTGTCGGCGTGGCAGCCACGCTCCTGCTGATGTCTATGGGCAAGCGGGTCGCAAGGGATCGACTGTTCCGGGCGTCGATGAGGTGTACGAGCCACCGCTTCACCCTGAGCTCGTGCTTGATACCGAGGAGCTTCAAGTGACGCAAGCTGCAGATCGGGTGGTGAGGTTTCTTGAAGCCTTTCAGGTCGGCCAGGCGACAGTCTCGTTGAACAGGGATCGTGAGGCTGACCGCGGAGGAAGCGTGATGAATGTGCTGTCGGACCTACAGGCTCCGGATAGCGCAGGTGAGCAGGGTGAGCGAAGTGAGGCGTGCCCCTACCTGCGACGAACCACTCCCCACTCCTGGTACCGCATCGAAGGATACTGCTTGGCGCACCCTTACGGGGGGCTTCAAGTTGTTACCGTTGCCGAGTTTCGCGATCTGTGCACAAAGGCCGAGCACGTTCGGTGCCAACCGTACCGCAGACGGCGCGATCAGGCAGTGGTCGAGGGAGATCCGGAACGCGAAGCAGCCTGA
- a CDS encoding phosphotransferase family protein, which produces MTVQHEALAQYLKVALGGVVQVQAFRPLTGDESTFAMQEPGVLRGSDLKAFGYGQPIQIDLLLNGIPRSYVLSTMRRGPGFGHDHMADRAGSLIWAHAAYGKLARHVGSLDVGFFTDEGQLQSAGRAKEYFLLVEKVDGAVYRVDLERIRTEGKATASDFDRARALSGYLAKIHAEKGQDVQLYFRRIRDLIGHGEGIMGILDGYPAGYLPLPSQQQYLIESGCMAWRHYLKEKAERLSIVHGDFHPWNILFREGTDFTLLDRSRGEWGEPADDIAALSINYLFFSLLRSGQMEGPFRELFDLFYGEYLERTHDLELNSVIPPFYVFRALVIASPRWYPDLPEQVRVKLFRFAKAMLQVEQFDHKDLNRYLM; this is translated from the coding sequence ATGACGGTGCAGCACGAGGCGCTGGCCCAGTATCTCAAAGTCGCCCTCGGTGGCGTCGTACAGGTGCAGGCCTTTCGACCGCTTACGGGCGATGAGTCCACCTTTGCCATGCAGGAGCCCGGAGTTCTGCGGGGTTCCGACCTGAAGGCGTTCGGCTATGGCCAGCCGATTCAGATCGACCTGCTCCTCAACGGGATTCCCCGTTCGTACGTCCTCTCCACGATGCGGAGAGGCCCGGGCTTTGGCCACGATCACATGGCCGACAGGGCGGGCTCCTTGATCTGGGCGCATGCCGCCTACGGGAAGCTTGCGCGCCACGTAGGGAGCCTTGACGTCGGCTTCTTCACCGACGAAGGACAGTTGCAATCGGCTGGGCGCGCAAAGGAATACTTCCTCCTCGTAGAGAAGGTCGATGGGGCTGTGTATCGGGTCGATCTTGAGCGGATTCGGACCGAGGGGAAGGCGACCGCTTCCGACTTCGACCGGGCCAGGGCGCTCTCTGGGTATCTGGCGAAGATTCACGCAGAGAAAGGCCAGGATGTCCAGTTGTACTTCCGTCGGATCCGGGATCTGATCGGCCACGGTGAGGGGATCATGGGGATCCTTGATGGGTACCCGGCCGGGTATCTCCCCCTCCCATCCCAACAACAGTACCTCATAGAGAGCGGATGTATGGCCTGGCGACACTACCTGAAAGAAAAGGCCGAGCGCCTGAGTATCGTTCACGGCGATTTTCACCCCTGGAACATCCTCTTTCGAGAGGGGACCGATTTTACGCTGCTCGACCGGAGTCGTGGGGAGTGGGGGGAGCCGGCCGATGACATCGCGGCCTTGAGCATCAATTACCTTTTCTTCTCGCTCTTGCGGTCGGGGCAAATGGAGGGGCCATTCCGGGAGCTGTTCGATCTCTTTTACGGCGAGTACCTTGAGCGGACCCACGATCTGGAGCTGAACTCCGTAATCCCACCCTTCTACGTTTTTCGGGCTTTAGTGATCGCGAGCCCGCGCTGGTATCCTGACCTTCCGGAGCAGGTGCGCGTGAAGCTATTTCGGTTCGCCAAGGCGATGCTCCAAGTCGAGCAGTTCGATCACAAGGATCTCAATCGATACCTGATGTAA
- a CDS encoding universal stress protein: MQISRVLFPTDFSHDAEHAFQYALTFAREFGAELYLLHVIYFPPQTPEYDLGQVIDGLVKNAEESLDKLVEGAKEPNLVFHRDVQVGVEYAEITRFAEKEKIDLIVMGTSGRTGLAHVFLGSVAERVVRHASCPVLTVKLPATKGVEAAKRG; encoded by the coding sequence ATGCAAATCTCACGGGTCCTTTTTCCGACCGACTTCTCCCATGATGCCGAACACGCATTCCAGTATGCGCTCACGTTCGCCCGCGAATTTGGCGCTGAACTCTACCTTCTTCATGTTATCTACTTTCCTCCCCAGACGCCGGAGTACGATCTTGGACAGGTCATCGACGGTCTGGTCAAGAATGCTGAGGAGAGCTTGGATAAGCTGGTAGAGGGTGCCAAAGAGCCGAACCTGGTCTTTCACCGTGACGTGCAGGTCGGGGTAGAGTATGCCGAGATCACGAGGTTTGCTGAGAAGGAAAAGATCGATCTCATCGTGATGGGGACCAGCGGACGAACCGGGCTGGCTCATGTCTTTCTGGGAAGTGTCGCCGAGCGGGTGGTTCGCCACGCCTCCTGCCCAGTCCTGACCGTGAAGCTTCCGGCGACGAAAGGTGTAGAGGCGGCAAAGAGGGGGTGA
- a CDS encoding TIGR04053 family radical SAM/SPASM domain-containing protein: MYPVITAFDHLVFAEAPKLIYWELTRACDLACKHCRAEAIAERDPLELSTEEAKALLAELRAFGDPPPQLVLTGGDPLKRPDFFELIRHGRSVGLPISVAPSGTPLLTSDAISALAANGVVSMSLSIDGSTAESHDRFRGVAGCFDTTMRAIHAVRAAAIPLQINTLVTPETMTELPDVFRLLRDLGIMRWSLFYLIATGRGRALREIRPSEAEALHNWIYDIVKTAPFAIKATEAPHFRRVAYMRMRLEGLDDAAIRQTPIGRGFGIRDGNGIMFISHTGDVYPSGFLPAIAGNVRRESPVALYRHSEIFTKLRDADQYSGKCGICEFRWVCGGSRARAFAETGDPMGSDPLCAYRPEAAMVGATEGD; encoded by the coding sequence ATGTATCCTGTTATTACTGCATTTGATCACTTGGTCTTTGCCGAGGCTCCAAAGCTGATCTATTGGGAGCTTACGCGGGCATGCGACCTGGCATGCAAGCATTGTCGAGCTGAAGCCATCGCGGAGCGCGACCCCTTGGAGCTCAGCACGGAAGAGGCGAAGGCGCTACTCGCGGAGCTGCGGGCGTTCGGGGACCCGCCCCCGCAACTGGTCCTGACCGGAGGCGACCCACTGAAGCGTCCGGATTTCTTTGAGCTGATACGGCACGGCAGAAGCGTTGGGTTGCCGATATCCGTGGCTCCGAGCGGTACCCCACTGCTCACGTCAGACGCGATCTCGGCTCTGGCGGCTAACGGGGTCGTGAGTATGTCGCTCAGTATCGACGGCTCGACGGCCGAGAGCCACGATCGGTTCCGCGGAGTCGCGGGTTGCTTCGATACCACCATGCGTGCCATCCATGCTGTCCGGGCAGCGGCCATCCCACTTCAGATCAACACCCTGGTCACCCCCGAAACCATGACGGAGCTGCCTGATGTGTTCCGGTTGCTTCGGGACCTGGGGATTATGCGGTGGAGTCTCTTTTATCTGATCGCCACGGGGCGCGGTCGGGCGCTGCGCGAGATCAGACCCAGCGAGGCCGAGGCGCTTCATAACTGGATCTACGATATTGTCAAGACTGCCCCATTCGCGATCAAGGCGACGGAGGCCCCGCACTTTCGTCGCGTTGCCTATATGCGAATGCGGCTGGAAGGCCTGGATGACGCCGCGATTCGGCAGACGCCCATTGGGCGCGGGTTCGGGATTCGCGACGGGAACGGTATCATGTTTATCTCGCACACCGGGGATGTCTATCCATCCGGGTTCCTGCCAGCGATTGCCGGGAACGTGCGTCGGGAAAGCCCTGTGGCGTTATACCGTCACTCGGAGATATTTACTAAACTCCGCGACGCGGATCAATATTCCGGCAAGTGTGGCATCTGCGAGTTTCGCTGGGTCTGTGGCGGGTCGCGAGCCCGTGCATTTGCCGAGACCGGCGATCCCATGGGAAGTGATCCGCTGTGTGCCTATAGGCCGGAGGCCGCGATGGTAGGGGCGACGGAAGGCGATTGA
- a CDS encoding thiamine pyrophosphate-dependent enzyme, translated as MTDQEPENNPLDEEHVEQVHGTKARGSGEEIHESSLPPTGLLDLDIEQYVGDFNERIIGAYAAGTAEQSLPADVGVARSLIPPGTAALRDFSYIAMEIPQFDREKCVGCMACVTECPDTAILGKAIPRSHLEAKLNAITDDQEREGIRAQWAETKKYGEVYQKKGEEGALFGIFVDPTKCKGCAECVEVCDALGYHALTMVKKDEKTLPRYRSYFNFFRHVGPTPRKYINERALADMMLYEEAALLYVGGAGSCMGCGEATAIRMMLAATGFVHGAEAVGIVAATGCNTVYGSTYPYNPYLVPWTNSLFENAPAVAMGVRAKWDQRGWQEKKLWVIGGDGAMYDIGFQSLSRMLTSGMDINVLILDTQVYSNTGGQASSATYIGQDAKMASFGKAVRGKQERRKELALIAMMHPDVFVAQTTAAHINHFYRAIMAANEYRGPAVVSVYTTCQPEHGVADDRSSHQAKLAVDSRAFPLFMYDPRKGERIKERLSLAGNPSVGEDWYKVPHTGEVIDFLAFARTEGRFAKQFDAEGHPSETLRYAQAERLANWRRLQELAGVR; from the coding sequence ATGACAGATCAAGAGCCGGAAAACAACCCTCTGGATGAGGAGCACGTCGAACAGGTCCACGGGACCAAGGCTCGCGGGTCTGGGGAAGAGATCCATGAAAGCTCCTTACCGCCAACCGGGCTCCTGGATCTCGACATTGAGCAGTATGTGGGCGACTTCAACGAGCGGATCATCGGGGCATATGCGGCCGGGACGGCTGAGCAGAGTCTGCCGGCCGATGTCGGGGTAGCCCGCAGCTTGATCCCGCCCGGGACCGCCGCCCTGCGCGACTTCAGCTACATTGCGATGGAGATCCCTCAGTTCGATCGGGAGAAGTGTGTCGGCTGCATGGCCTGTGTAACGGAGTGTCCCGACACCGCCATCCTGGGCAAGGCGATACCGAGGTCGCACCTGGAGGCCAAGCTGAATGCTATCACAGACGATCAGGAGCGCGAGGGGATCCGGGCCCAGTGGGCCGAGACAAAAAAGTATGGTGAGGTCTACCAGAAGAAGGGGGAAGAGGGAGCCCTCTTTGGCATCTTCGTCGATCCGACCAAGTGCAAGGGGTGCGCCGAGTGTGTCGAGGTCTGCGATGCCCTCGGTTATCATGCCCTCACGATGGTGAAGAAGGACGAGAAGACGCTCCCCCGTTATCGAAGCTATTTTAACTTCTTTCGACATGTCGGCCCGACCCCGCGCAAGTATATCAACGAGCGGGCGCTGGCGGACATGATGCTCTACGAGGAGGCGGCGCTCCTCTATGTCGGCGGCGCCGGCTCGTGCATGGGGTGTGGTGAGGCGACGGCCATCCGGATGATGCTGGCCGCGACCGGATTCGTCCACGGCGCGGAGGCGGTCGGGATCGTGGCGGCGACAGGGTGCAACACGGTCTACGGCTCGACCTATCCGTACAACCCGTATCTGGTTCCCTGGACCAACTCCCTGTTTGAGAATGCGCCGGCCGTGGCGATGGGAGTTCGCGCCAAGTGGGATCAGCGCGGATGGCAGGAGAAGAAGCTCTGGGTCATCGGGGGGGACGGGGCGATGTACGATATCGGCTTCCAGTCGCTGTCGCGGATGCTGACCTCTGGAATGGACATCAACGTGCTGATCCTGGATACGCAAGTCTATTCCAACACTGGTGGACAGGCCTCCTCAGCGACCTATATAGGGCAGGATGCAAAGATGGCCAGCTTTGGCAAGGCGGTGCGCGGCAAGCAGGAGCGGCGGAAAGAGCTGGCGCTCATCGCCATGATGCACCCGGATGTCTTTGTCGCGCAGACCACAGCGGCCCATATCAATCATTTTTACCGGGCCATCATGGCGGCCAATGAGTACCGCGGTCCGGCCGTAGTCAGTGTCTACACCACCTGCCAGCCCGAGCACGGCGTGGCGGACGACCGGTCCTCGCATCAGGCGAAGCTGGCGGTAGATTCTCGGGCCTTCCCCCTCTTTATGTACGATCCACGAAAGGGGGAGAGGATTAAAGAGCGACTCAGCCTGGCGGGTAACCCGTCGGTGGGCGAAGACTGGTACAAGGTTCCCCATACAGGAGAGGTCATCGACTTTCTTGCTTTCGCCAGGACAGAGGGCCGGTTCGCGAAACAGTTCGATGCGGAGGGCCATCCGTCTGAAACCCTGCGCTACGCCCAAGCCGAGCGGCTTGCCAACTGGCGGCGCCTGCAAGAGTTGGCCGGGGTGCGATAG